GGCTCATCCCCAGGAAGCTCTGGCAAGAAATAGCCATCATAATTCTCACCAACACTTGTACTAACATTTTTAACTTCACCATTAACATTTTCATCACCACCACTACCAtcccttttattctcttcttggTCTTTGGTCGAAGTAGTTGAGCTCCTCCTGTTCTTGCTGTCAAACTTGCCAATTCTAGAGACAGAAGAAAGTTTCTTGTTGGAAGCTGAGACTATATGGAGGCGATCATGAGGTGATCTTCTGAGTGGAAACAGGAAATGAGGACGGCATGGAGTGTGGGTGTAAGGGTGGTGTCTCGTGGGGTTGGTGTAGAGGATTCTGCCTCCCCCACCATTGCCATTGGCGATGAAGAGAGACATGAAATCGGGAGCGAGTGAGGGGATGAGATTTTGCGAACTATGGAGACTAGTATTGTGAGGATAAAATGCAAGCCTTTTGCTGTGTTCCTCTCTAGTTTTGTGGGCTTGGCTTGAACTGGTAAGCCTAGTCTTTATTGTGCTTTAAAAATATCAGTGTAACTACTGTCAATTGGGTCTCAAACTGTGTTCCTTGTCTATTTCTTACAATTGTTTTTGCAAACacatagcaaaaacaaaacaaaaaattcctttattctttttagttttcttctcttttttcagttttttggatgaaaagtaaaaaaaatacatgttcatTTCTTAAAGTTTTAGAACATTTATCCAACTTAGAAAACTAGAAAATGTGTTTATATTATACTGCTTTTCATTTGGAGAGAAAttgtattcaaaataaatatgttttctatgatctttttttatattttgatgtacttaaatatttttttcctaatcTTGATGGTATtgtccattttttaatttatttatcattattccGAGAGAAGTTTTTTCacctaattaaattgaatgaaatgcaagaataaacacaataaaaataagacATTTTCACTATTAAATttctattaataataaaattcaacacccgaaacaatattaattaaaatataataaaattcttaaaagttattaaattattctgaagaacaagaaaagagagaaagaatatTAAGGGTTGGACCATTTAAAACAATCGTAGTATATTTAAGAAttcaattacaattacaagaaAGATTCAGTCAAAATATATaccaaatttattaacaacTCTGCTAACTCAGCAACTCTGCCTGGCATTGGGATTAacattgaaatttaaacctaaaCATTGATTTATGTCAATGAAACcactaaaagcaaaacaaactaTTCAAACAACATGGCCACCATTTATATAAGATAATTGACATTGACAAAAATATATGAGTAATGACAAGTAGCTAACAATCAATGTTACTttcattttgaataaaaaaagacttgCATACACACTCTAAATATGCATGTGCTTGCACACATTTTGTGCAAGTGTAAACAATTTAGCTTGCTCATGATAGCCACGTAATGTTGAAAACACCGTATCTTTATTTCCTTCTAGAAACCCTAACttacatatattatttcctCACTCTTTCTCcatgtcttcttcttcaacaaagaaTTAATGACAAGTTTGATTGGTCTTTTTGGTGGGGGGTATTATATTATAGAagggatataataataattgggaTGGTCTAGTAATGCGATGTCTGTCCACAACATCATACTCTATTATGATTTGTTGCACACGTACGACATCACAATGATCATTGTCTTGGATTAAGATTTTCATGGTTTAGGCGGAAAGAACAATAGTTATTATCCtttatcgataaaaaaaaaagaggatcaaGTCGTCAtatagtattttggtcactgaGAATCATAACTGGTCTCAAAGTATGAATAAGGGGACTTGTTGTGTAAAGGGAGGACATATCACCCCTAATATACCTTACTTAAGGcaagttgtattgtttatttgtctGAGTTATGTTTCTATTCACTGGTTTGTCTAAGGTTTAAGAAATGTTTTCCTTGCTAAGGAAATTcttatcttaaaaattaaaggtgTATTCTTGTCAATTCATTTAAATACCTAGAATATGCATTACTTGGTAAAATTCATAcctcaaatattaattaaacaaattgatttttatggtatttttgaaaatttgaccAAATACTAAAGGATAATCACGAACTTGTTGTGATactcattaatatatttttttttcatattttttgaagtatgataaaaatgcaatttttattttttattttttatgaagtatgcaagaaaattttagaatttgatcgtatgcaaaaaaataacaatgtgttttttgtatttttttcaaataaggaattaatatattaaatgtatttgttttctaaatttttaaagaaagaaaaaaaaaggcaa
The sequence above is drawn from the Populus alba chromosome 15, ASM523922v2, whole genome shotgun sequence genome and encodes:
- the LOC118032774 gene encoding uncharacterized protein, with the protein product MSLFIANGNGGGGRILYTNPTRHHPYTHTPCRPHFLFPLRRSPHDRLHIVSASNKKLSSVSRIGKFDSKNRRSSTTSTKDQEENKRDGSGGDENVNGEVKNVSTSVGENYDGYFLPELPGDEPDFWEGPQWDGLGFFVQYMWAFGIVFALVACGIAVATYNGGAADFKETPAYKESIQSRDLLEEPEASNSDVFDSNPTEVAPSLE